The DNA segment TCGCTTTGACGCATCATAATATATTTAGTACCTTCGTATTCCAGTTCAGTACCTGAATATTTACCATAAAGTACATCATCACCGTCTTTAAGGATCATATCCTCATCTTTTGTTCCATTACCTGTAGCAACAATTTTTCCGTGTAATGGTTTTTCTTTTGCAGTGTCTGGAATAATGATACCACCTACTTTTTCTTCAGCTGGTGCAGGGAGTACAAGTACTCTGTCTGCTAATGGTTTAATTTTCATAATCTGTTATTTTTTAATTGTTTATATACTGTATTGGAAGCATCTAATGAAATGCTTTCGTGAGATAACATGCGAAAACTGTGCCAAAATTAAAAAATTGCCAATTATGTCAGTGTCATACTGACAAAATTGTCACACAATTAATTGGATAATCAAAGAATATGTATTAATTTTGCAGTCGAATTCAGAAAGATAACATTTAGTGCAAATTAATAAAGTTATAAAGACGATGCAGATACAACAAAATGACATCCACCAGAACCTAAAAGAAATTACTATTTTTTTATCTGAGTATGCAGCTACTCTAATGGCTGTAGGTGTACAGACATCCAGAGTGTGCCGAAATACAGAACGTATTGCGGTATCATTTAATTATCATGCTAATATTCTAATATTCCCAAAGACAATGAGTATAACGCTGCACGACAACCATTGCAACCACTCTTATACATATGTCAAGAGAATGCCTTCTATGCCATTGAATTTCCGTTCAAACATGGAATTGTCAAAATTGTCATGGCGAGCTTTTGATGAGCATCTGTCTATAGACAGACTCTGGAGCGAATACAAAAGAATTATAAGTGAGAAGCGCGAAAGTCCATGGGTTGTACTTATTCTTGTATCGTTCGCAAATGCATGTTTTTGTAGACTTTTTGATGGTAACTTAACATCAATGATTATCGTATGGATTGCTACATTTATAGGATTTTACATTCGCCAACAACTTACGAAAAGAAAATGGAGTGCACTTGCTGTCTTCATTATATGCTCATTCATATCCACCATTATAGGCTCAACAGACTATCTTTTAATACATGGTGGAACTGAAGATATGTCTCTAGGAACGAGTATGCTATACTTAGTGCCTGGCGTACCTTTAATAAACGGTGTAATGGACATTATAGACCATCATGTTCTTAATGGCATCGCACGACTGACAAATGCAGGCATGCTTATAATATGTATCGCTTTAGGACTATCATTAACACTACTCATAACAGGTATAGATGCCACTACTTTCACAAAGGTGATACGTGCCAACATCATACTTGCCAGCATCGCAGATGGTCTATTCGCAGCTGTAGCCGGAATTGGATTTGCTATTATAAGCAATCCTCCACGTAAAGCGCTTTTCATATCAGCACTTCTTGCATGTATTGGCCATGGCATAAGGTATTTTCTTATGCACAACAGCAACATAATGATGGATCAGGCAATGGCCTCTACTATTGCAGCATTCGTAATAGGATTACTCGCGGTACAATTTGGAACACATATACACTGCCCTTCCGAATGTTTTGCGTTCCCATCCTTGCTACCTATGGTACCAGGTATGTTTGCATACAAATCTGTAATAGCACTTATAAATATGGTTCGTACATCTGAGAACTACACAGCCGAATACGTTGATCAGTTTTTCCATTTTGGAATGCTCACTATACTTGTGATGGTCGGCATGGTTGTAGGTTGTGTAATACCTATCTTTATATTTCACAGACAGTCTTTCTCTGTTACTAGAATGAAACAAGTGCGCCCTAATGTAGATTGACTTAATTCCTGATAGCATCAACAAGCCAACTTTATGATAAAACGCATGTGATTTTTGTTATAAAAACAGATTAAATATACTTTATATGATTATTTTTAGTATTTTTGCAGCAAACTTTAATGATCATATGAAAGCTATATTCCATAAGTTTTTTATTCTGTTTTTATCATGTTTTTCATGCATACAGGTTAATGCTTCTGTCTCTTATGAAAGCAGACTAATATCCACGGCAGACGGACTTACTTGTAATACAATAAACGACATGATTCAGGATGATTATGGGTATATGTGGATTGGTACATCTAATGGTCTGTGTCGCTATGACGGTTACTCTTTTGTAAATTTTCATAAACTTGGCAGTAAGGCCGTTGAAAATACTGACCCTCATGTGGCATTGCTTTTCAATGATAACAAGAATAAACTTTTATGGATCTATACTTCCAAGCATTCGCTTGCCTGTTACAATCTTAGGAAAGCTAAATTCGTTGATTACACAGGATGCGGTGATGAAGAAAGGGAATTCAAAAACAGATATTTATCGCCTAACGGTATGTGGCTATATGATGATTGCTTCGGAGCCAGATGCATAAGTGGCAATAATGGTATTCTTACAAAGAAAGACTACACAAAAGAAAATCATCAGCTACCGACCAACAAGATACATACTATTAGAGAAGACTTTAATAATAATGTATGGTTCTTTACTGATAAAGGAGCAATATTGCTAGACAAAAGAGGCAAAGAAAAGATTTTTCTTAAGGGACATGATATAATAGCCAACAGGATTCAGGACAAATATATTCTTTTTATTACAGCTGATAATAATGCATATGTCTACGATAACAAATACCGACTTATTAGACACGGCATTTTACCATCTATGATGGGGCACATAAATAAAATCACAAGTAATATAATATGGCAAAACAAATGGTTCATATTCACTGATAGCGAAACTTTCGCGATGGATCTCAAAACTGGTGTATTTTATAAACCATTTGACATTCAAATAAAAAATGGAAGAGAGAGGTGGGCCGCTACCGGATATTATTTTATATCTGACGACAATGGCAATCTGACAATTTTCCCTAATAAAGGTTCCGCAAGGAAATTCAACCTAATACCAAACATCAAGTATACAAAAGCAAGAGACGGAATGTTCAACATTGTAAAAGATCAATATGGGATTCTGTATATTGCTACTTACGGAAACGGTCTTTTTATTTTCAATCCAAAAGACGGAACGATGGTTCATCACACACCTAGTGATGCAAGACCATTAATTTATTCCAACTTTTTACTAGATATAATGATCGACCGTAGTGGATGCATTTGGGTTAGTACAGAAACAGCAGGCTTATCATGCATAAATTCTGTGGGTAGTGCGACTGCCAATTTCATTTATCCAGAATCAAAACATAAAGACGACTGGGCTAATTACGTACGCCATATATATAAAAAAGACGATGAAAATATAATAATAAGTACAAAAGAGAATAAATTGTATGATTATAACACAAACAATAGATCCATTACACTCCAAAAAGAGATGGATGCATGTGTATATGCCTACTTTAAAGACAGTAAAGGGCACACTTGGATAGGCACACGAGGAGGCGGACTATATGTTGATGGTATAAAATATTCTAAAAATGACAGTAAATATAACGTGCCTGTTAACGACTTCTATGATATCGGAGAGGATTGTTATGGGCGTATATGGATAGCTACATGGGACGGCGGGTTACTTATGACTAAATATTCGCCTAACAAGCCTTTAAA comes from the Xylanibacter oryzae DSM 17970 genome and includes:
- a CDS encoding co-chaperone GroES; the protein is MKIKPLADRVLVLPAPAEEKVGGIIIPDTAKEKPLHGKIVATGNGTKDEDMILKDGDDVLYGKYSGTELEYEGTKYIMMRQSDVLAKIEK
- a CDS encoding threonine/serine ThrE exporter family protein, which encodes MQIQQNDIHQNLKEITIFLSEYAATLMAVGVQTSRVCRNTERIAVSFNYHANILIFPKTMSITLHDNHCNHSYTYVKRMPSMPLNFRSNMELSKLSWRAFDEHLSIDRLWSEYKRIISEKRESPWVVLILVSFANACFCRLFDGNLTSMIIVWIATFIGFYIRQQLTKRKWSALAVFIICSFISTIIGSTDYLLIHGGTEDMSLGTSMLYLVPGVPLINGVMDIIDHHVLNGIARLTNAGMLIICIALGLSLTLLITGIDATTFTKVIRANIILASIADGLFAAVAGIGFAIISNPPRKALFISALLACIGHGIRYFLMHNSNIMMDQAMASTIAAFVIGLLAVQFGTHIHCPSECFAFPSLLPMVPGMFAYKSVIALINMVRTSENYTAEYVDQFFHFGMLTILVMVGMVVGCVIPIFIFHRQSFSVTRMKQVRPNVD